One region of Gorilla gorilla gorilla isolate KB3781 chromosome 15, NHGRI_mGorGor1-v2.1_pri, whole genome shotgun sequence genomic DNA includes:
- the OR4M1 gene encoding olfactory receptor 4M1, with translation METANYTKVTEFVLTGLSQTREVQLVLFVIFLSFYLLILPGNIFIICTIRLDPHLTSPMYFLLANLAFLDIWYSSITAPKMLIDFFVERKIISFGGCIAQLFFLHFVGASEMFLLTVMAYDRYAAICRPLHYATIMNQRLCCILVALSWMGGFIHSIIQVALIVRLPFCGPNELDSYFCDITQVVRIACANTFPEELVMICSSGLISVVCFIALLMSYAFLLALLKKHSGSGENTNRAMSTCYSHITIVVLMFGPSIYIYARPFDSFSLDKVVSVFHTVIFPLLNPIIYTLRNKEVKAAMRKLVTKYILCKEK, from the coding sequence ATGGAAACTGCAAATTACACCAAGGTGACAGAATTTGTTCTCACTGGCCTATCCCAGACTCGGGAGGTCCAACTAGTCCTATTTGTTATATTTCTATCCTTCTATTTGTTAATCCTACCAGGAAATATCTTTATCATTTGCACCATCAGGCTAGACCCTCATCTGACTTCTCCTATGTATTTCCTGTTGGCTAATCTGGCCTTCCTTGATATTTGGTACTCTTCCATTACAGCCCCTAAAATGCTCATAGACTTCTTTGTGGAGAGGAAGATAATTTCCTTTGGTGGATGCATTGCACAGCTCTTCTTCTTACACTTTGTTGGGGCTTCAGAGATGTTCTTGCTCACAGTGATGGCCTATGACCGCTATGCTGCTATCTGCCGACCCCTCCACTATGCTACCATCATGAATCAACGTCTCTGCTGTATCCTGGTGGCTCTCTCCTGGATGGGGGGCTTCATTCATTCCATAATACAGGTGGCTCTCATTGTTCGACTTCCTTTCTGTGGGCCCAATGAGTTAGACAGTTACTTCTGTGACATCACACAGGTTGTCCGGATTGCCTGTGCCAACACCTTCCCAGAGGAGTTAGTGATGATCTGTAGTAGTGGTCTGATCTCTGTGGTGTGTTTCATTGCTCTGTTAATGTCCTATGCCTTCCTTCTGGCCTTGCTCAAGAAACATTCAGGCTCAGGTGAGAATACAAACAGGGCCATGTCCACCTGCTATTCCCACATTACCATTGTGGTGCTAATGTTTGGGCCATCCATCTACATTTATGCTCGCCCATTTGACTCATTTTCCCTAGATAAAGTGGTGTCTGTGTTTCATACTGTAATATTCCCTTTACTTAATCCCATTATTTACACATTGAGAAACAAGGAAGTAAAGGCAGCCATGAGGAAGttggtcaccaaatatattttgtgtaaagaGAAGTGA